The Nerophis ophidion isolate RoL-2023_Sa linkage group LG09, RoL_Noph_v1.0, whole genome shotgun sequence genome contains a region encoding:
- the LOC133559616 gene encoding inactive ubiquitin carboxyl-terminal hydrolase 54-like isoform X3 codes for MNNVFLCQCVCSSCGASSDPLPFIQMVHYISTTSLCNQAVKMLESRQNATPGMFGELLRNASMGDLRSCPSQCGQQLRMARVLLNSPEIITIGLVWDSEHSNLAEDVIHTLGTCLHLGDLFYRVTEEKARQAELYLVGMVCYYGRHYSTFFFQTKIRRWMYFDDAHVKEIGPKWKDVVSRCIKGHYQPLLLLYADPRGTPVSARDLQHITKACYDSEDSGREPSISSDTRTDSSTESTSSRQPPHWQHDSQASAVRRPRPDGPRHASLCSLDAVGNGTDAAPRKGGGARDRRRLRQSKADQGASSAGYHSEGETLKEQQVPRQAPRSSSGNLLRDFKETMSSILHSRPLSSSSTASLPAAAIASESKSASSGRPRPAWRPRREALNIDSIFARERRSRQAGYSPLERGLASEDGGSGAAYTANRGAASVSSWTLPAGGGREQAPPPRLIQRMESGYESSERNSGSPTSLDLSLGERKCAAKTSPSSGPPWKNTWPKDPSSSASRASPAPPAGRSELDQLQEEVLRRAREEERQRQQEKDREAALGFNPRPSKYLDLDQLQIQGEGDNLKQRLSEAELLLDQSVRLEQAGEVAAALSAVNDAVSKLRPAGKGGATLHSRLQRCMRRGRSIQQRLQHLHPHHLHRHGSPAEEQPSEEPVSQQVLLTLDSQWASRQHHQGPPLPPPPCHVALLSPPTASSPAGSTHNATVTADMALPPSVNTPAPVAAGSLPARGTLEQTHLAGSTSLTPTEEVDTATRWTGTPIQTPTHGWSSSETPAPNAGARTDLVEAESCHIRHTEATPPTRSCSYLPEGRGLKAPNTLSPSCPLTPPGHASSYPEGSRSVLPVERWAQNIRRYYSSHNAPGYTDSSHNAPGHTDSSHNAPGSDYSSHNVPVFTDSSHNAPGPSYSSNNVPVFTDSSLNVPGSDYSSHNALGPGYRPHNAPGSDYSIHNATWSDYRPHNAPGSDYSIHNATWSDYRPHNAPRPDYSIHNAPGPDYNSNNAPGPDYNSNNASGSDYSSHNAPGSDYSSHKGPLSELDWLYQNSLITPSMQQPDSPVSLQPSRGLKRITSGSCRSKTPTAEMERHAYSTPVSLTTKVEDETYSVENLRRVTRSLSSSVMGTVGPAHSRNYSSLPRHRPSSPTTDPSHLRHYRPPPQHAPPPTSPPPSTRGLPGPGRRTQQAAMFAPGGRERVAVSYGTLPRPPRRAQAASSSTSSLPGGVRAPPPGGLQSLYATLSRSACQREMPPLPGAGRGRSLPQPLRLDMPPEGDWRKSVARIRQTLPPLCSLCLQLPAEPPCPFCAPCAAYVARRRAAR; via the exons ATGAACAA TGTGTttttgtgtcagtgtgtgtgcagCAGCTGCGGAGCATCTTCAGACCCGCTACCCTTTATTCAGATGGTCCATTATATCTCCACCACCTCGCTGTG CAACCAGGCGGTGAAAATGCTGGAGTCCCGACAGAACGCCACCCCTGGAATGTTTGGGGAGTTGCTGAGGAACGCTAGCATGGGCGACCTGCGCAGTTGTCCT AGTCAATGCGGCCAGCAGCTGAGGATGGCTCGCGTCCTCCTCAACAGTCCAGAGATCATCACCATCGGTCTGGTTTGGGACTCGGAGCACTCAAACCTGGCAGAGGACGTCATCCACACGCTGGGCACCTGCCTGCACCTGGGAGAC TTGTTCTACAGGGTGACGGAGGAGAAAGCTCGCCAGGCGGAGCTCTACCTAGTGGGCATGGTGTGTTACTACGGCCGACACTACTCCACCTTCTTCTTCCAAACCAAAATCCGACGCTGGATGTACTTTGATGACGCACACGTCAAGGAG ATCGGTCCCAAGTGGAAGGACGTGGTGTCGCGCTGCATCAAGGGCCACTACCAGCCCCTCCTGCTGCTGTACGCCGACCCGCGCGGGACCCCCGTGTCGGCCCGGGATCTGCAGCACATCACCAAGGCGTGCTACGACAGCGAGGACTCGG GCCGCGAGCCGTCAATCTCAAGCGACACTCGCACCGACTCTTCGACGGAGAGCACCTCGTCCCGGCAGCCCCCCCACTGGCAGCATGACTCCCAGGCCTCCGCCGTCCGCCGGCCACGCCCCGACGGGCCGCGCCACGCCTCGCTCTGCAGCTTGGATGCCGTAG GCAACGGGACGGACGCCGCTCCGCGGAAGGGAGGCGGGGCCAGAGACAGGAGGCGCCTCCGGCAATCTAAAGCCGACCAGGGAGCCTCGTCAGCCGGTTACCACAGTGAGG GGGAGACGCTGAAGGAGCAGCAGGTTCCTCGCCAAGCCCCTCGGTCTTCTTCAGGCAACCTCCTGCGGGACTTCAAGGAGACCATGAGCAGCATCCTCCACAGCCGgcccctctcctcctcctccaccgcCTCCCTGCCGGCCGCCGCCATCGCCTCCGAATCCAAATCCGCCTCGTCGGGCAGGCCCCGGCCGGCGTGGAGGCCCCGCAGGGAGGCGCTGAACATCGACAGCATCTTCGCCAGGGAGAGGAGGAGCAGGCAGGCCGGCTACAGCCCGCTGGAGAGAGGTCTCGCCTCGGAGGACGGCGGCAGCGGAGCCGCCTACACGGCCAATCGGGGGGCGGCGTCCGTCTCCTCCTGGACTCTCCCGGCAGGGGGCGGTAGAGAGCAGGCCCCGCCTCCCAGGCTCATCCAGAGGATGGAGAGCGGCTACGAGAGCAGCGAGAGGAACAGCGGCAGTCCCACCAGCCTGGATCTCAGCCTGGGAGAAAG GAAGTGCGCGGCGAAGACGTCGCCCTCTTCGGGACCGCCATGGAAGAACACGTGGCCCAAAGACCCCAGCTCCTCCGCCTCCAGGGCGAGCCCGG cgccccccgcgggcCGCAGCGAGCTGGaccagctgcaggaggaggtgcTGAGGAGGGCGCGGGAGGAGGAGCGGCAGCGGCAGCAGGAGAAAGACAGGGAGGCGGCGCTCGGCTTCAACCCGCGACCCAGCAAGTACCTGGACCTGGACCAGCTGCAGATCCaag GTGAAGGTGACAATCTGAAGCAGCGTCTGTCGGAGGCGGAGCTTCTGTTGGACCAATCGGTGCGTCTGGAGCAGGCAGGCGAGGTCGCCGCCGCCCTGTCCGCCGTCAATGACGCCGTGT CTAAGCTACGACCGGCAGGCAAGGGCGGAGCTACTCTCCACAGCCGGCTGCAGCGTTGCATGAGGAGAGGTCGCAGCATTCAGCAACGTCTGCAGCATCTTCATCCTCATCATCTTCATCGTCATGGCTCACCTGCGGAGGAACAGCCCAG tGAAGAGCCTGTCTCGCAGCAAGTACTCCTGACACTGGACAGCCAATGGGCTTCCAGGCAGCACCATCAGGGCccgcctcttcctcctcctccctgCCACGTTGCGCTGCTCTCTCCCCCGACGGCCTCATCACCTGCCGGCTCCACCCACAACGCCACCGTAACCGCCGACATGGCCCTGCCCCCCAGTGTCAACACGCCCGCACCTGTTGCCGCCGGGTCACTTCCTGCTCGGGGTACTTTGGAACAGACACACCTGGCAGGGTCCACCTCGCTGACACCGACCGAGGAGGTGGACACCGCCACCCGGTGGACCGGGACCCCAATACAAACTCCGACCCACGGCTGGTCAAGTTCAGAAACCCCTGCGCCCAATGCTGGCGCCAGGACTGATCTGGTGGAGGCGGAGTCCTGTCACATCCGACACACAGAAGCCACGCCCCCTACCAGGAGCTGTTCTTACCTACCTGAAGGCCGTGGCCTGAAAGCACCAAACACCTTGTCGCCCTCGTGCCCTCTGACCCCACCTGGCCACGCCTCTTCCTACCCAGAGGGCAGCAGAAGTGTGCTGCCGGTGGAGCGCTGGGCACAAAACATCCGCAGATACTACAGCTCACACAATGCACCAGGGTACACTGACAGCTCCCACAATGCACCTGGGCACACTGACAGCTCCCACAACGCACCTGGGTCTGACTACAGCTCCCACAATGTACCTGTGTTCACTGACAGTTCCCACAATGCACCTGGGCCAAGCTACAGCTCCAACAATGTACCTGTTTTTACTGACAGCTCCCTCAATGTACCTGGGTCCGACTACAGCTCCCACAATGCACTTGGGCCCGGTTACAGACCCCACAATGCACCTGGGTCCGACTACAGCATCCACAATGCAACTTGGTCCGACTACAGACCCCACAATGCACCTGGGTCCGACTACAGCATCCACAATGCAACTTGGTCCGACTACAGACCCCACAATGCACCTCGGCCCGACTACAGCATCCACAATGCACCTGGGCCCGATTACAACTCCAACAATGCACCTGGGCCCGATTACAACTCCAACAATGCATCTGGGTCTGACTACAGCTCCCACAATGCACCTGGATCTGACTACAGTTCCCACAAAGGACCTCTGTCTGAGCTGGACTGGCTGTACCAGAACAGCCTGATAACTCCCAGCATGCAACAGCCGGACTCACCTGTCAGCCTGCAACCCAGCAGAG GACTGAAGAGGATCACGTCTGGATCGTGTCGCTCCAAAACTCCAACGGCAGAGATGGAGAGACACGCCTACTCAACACCTGTATCTCTCACCACCAAG GTGGAAGACGAGACCTACAGTGTGGAGAATTTGCGTCGCGTCACTCGCAGCCTGAGCAGCTCCGTCATGGGAACCGTTGGCCCCGCCCACAGCCGT AACTACTCCTCCCTCCCCCGTCACCGCCCCTCCTCCCCCACCAccgacccctcccacctccgtcACTACCGCCCTCCACCACAGCACGCCCCCCCGCCGACGTCACCGCCCCCCAGCACCCGGGGACTCCCAG GACCAGGAAGGCGGACCCAGCAGGCGGCCATGTTTGCTCCCGGCGGGCGCGAGCGAGTAGCCGTGAGTTACGGGACTCTTCCCCGCCCTCCTCGCCGAGCTCAGGCcgcctcctcctccacctcctcgcTCCCCGGGGGGGTCAGAGCTCCTCCCCCGGGGGGTCTGCAGAGTCTCTACGCCACTCTGTCCCGCTCCGCTTGCCAGCGTGAAATGCCGCCATTGCCAGGGGCGGGACGGGGGCGGAGCCTACCCCAGCCGCTGCGCCTGGACATGCCACCAGAGGGCGACTGGCGTAAGAGCGTCGCTCGCATTCGCCAGACGCTCCCTCCGCTCTGCTCGTTGTGCCTTCAGCTTCCTGCCGAGCCGCCCTGCCCCTTTTGCGCGCCCTGCGCCGCCTACGTGGCACGACGGCGCGCCGCCCGGTGA